Proteins encoded in a region of the Diospyros lotus cultivar Yz01 chromosome 9, ASM1463336v1, whole genome shotgun sequence genome:
- the LOC127809545 gene encoding histone-lysine N-methyltransferase CLF-like isoform X4: MSEDQSIVGRGRIYYDKNSGEALICDDSDEEIRKEEEDKEFGDSEDYIIRLTIKAVGLSDAALDALAQCCSRKPCEIKERYKALINGGNSVEVPVSSFLDKDLDAALDSFDHLFCRRCLLFDCKLHGCSQDLIFPAEKQLPWSCSDDETKPCGLHCYKLEKYFLPADHIGAQISWGKSPSPSGQRRIKSCQNESAPSTGRNISGSSDSDSRSFQDITSTFRSMLLPKSNLPTESGICKKNNQRVTEHILPCTQKRQKKAVPSVSSSSVNANLTSKDMVFQSITLEENEDDTSPRKHRSLGGGMSERKESPTIDSQKYLQQGHPHGPLNEIISEKLVYCDDALQEEGCACRSTHKWKTIEKALYEKGLEIFGWNSCLIARNLMNGMKTCLEVYLYMSCSEKRLFSQTGDGVNPLLEGHSKVNEVKRSRILRRRGKARRLKYTWKSAGYHPIRKQITEMKDELYRNYSPCGCQSVCEKQCPCVVNGTCCEKYCGCPRICKNRFRGCHCAKSQCQSRQCPCFAAGRECDPDVCRNCWVSCGDYTLGIPSQRGDNYECRNMKLLLKQQQRVLLGRSDVSGWGAFLKNNVDKHEYLGEYTGELISHEEADKRGQIYDLENFSFLFDLNDQFVLDAYRKGDKLKFANHSPDPNCYAKVIMVAGDHRVGIFAKRRISAGEELFYDYRYKPDSTPAWARKLLASSCKRDSASASGRAKKRA; this comes from the exons TCTGACCATAAAAGCAGTTGGTTTATCTGATGCTGCATTGGATGCACTTGCTCAGTGTTGTTCCAGGAAACCTTGTGAAATCAAG GAGAGATACAAAGCCCTTATTAATGGAGGGAACTCAGTGGAGGTTCCTGTGAGTTCATTTCTCGATAAGGATCTTGATGCAGCACTAGATTCTTTTGATCACTTGTTCTGTCGTCGATGTCTT CTATTTGACTGTAAATTACATGGATGTTCCCAGGACCTTATCTTTCCG GCTGAGAAACAGTTACCATGGAGTTGCTCTGATGATGAAACTAAACCATGTGGTCTGCACTGCTATAAACTg gaaaaatattttcttcctGCTGATCATATTGGGGCCCAGATATCCTGGGGTAAATCTCCAAGTCCATCTGGACAAAGGAGAATAAAGTCATGTCAGAATGAAAGTGCTCCATCAACTGGAAGAAACATATCAGGAAGCAGTGATTCAGATAGCAGATCTTTCCAGGATATTACCTCTACTTTCCGTTCCATGTTGCTACCGAAGTCTAATCTCCCCACAGAGAGTGGTATTTGTAAGAAGAACAACCAGAGAGTTACTGAACATATTTTACCTTGCACGCAGAAAAGGCAGAAGAAAGCAGTTCCTTCTGTTTCTAGTTCTTCTGTGAATGCAAATCTTACTTCTAAAGATATGGTTTTTCAATCTATTACGCTTGAAGAAAATGAGGATGATACTTCTCCAAGGAAACATAGATCTTTAGGTGGTGGAATGTCTGAGAGGAAGGAGTCTCCAACAATTGACAGTCAAAAATATTTGCAACAGGGGCATCCTCATGGCCCACTAAATGAGATTATTAGTGAAAAATTGGTATATTGTGATGATGCCTTGCAGGAAGAGGGGTGTGCATGTAGAAGTACCCATAAATGGAAAACTATTGAGAAAGCCCTTTATGAAAAAGGTTTGGAGATATTTGGATGGAACAG CTGCTTAATTGCTAGGAATCTTATGAATGGAATGAAAACTTGTTTGGAGGTATATCTGTATATGAGCTGCTCTGAGAAAAGGCTATTCTCCCAGACAGGTGATGGTGTAAATCCTCTGCTAGAAGGCCATTCAAAG GTTAATGAAGTTAAAAGATCAAGAATTTTACGTAGGAGAGGTAAAGCTCGCCGTTTAAAATATACTTGGAAGTCTGCAGGCTACCATCCTATCAGAAAACAGATTACTGAGATGAAAGATGAGCTTTATCGGAATTATAGCCCATGTGGGTGTCAATCTGTCTGTGAAAAGCAGTGTCCCTGCGTTGTTAATGGAACTTGCTGTGAGAAGTACTGTGG ATGTCCAAGGATTTGCAAGAATCGGTTTAGAGGCTGTCATTGTGCCAAAAGTCAGTGTCAGAGTCGTCAATGTCCATGCTTTGCTGCAGGTCGAGAATGTGATCCAGATGTTTGCAGGAATTGCTGGGTCAG TTGTGGTGATTATACTCTTGGAATTCCTTCCCAAAGAGGTGACAATTATGAATGTAGGAACATGAAGCTTCTTCTCAAACAACAGCAAAGG GTTTTGCTTGGAAGGTCTGATGTATCTGGCTGGGGGGCTTTCTTAAAG AATAATGTTGATAAGCATGAGTACCTTGGTGAGTATACTGGCGAGCTGATCTCACATGAAGAGGCAGACAAACGTGGGCAGATTTATGATCTcgaaaatttttcttttctcttcgaTCTTAATGATCAG TTTGTTCTTGATGCTTATCGGAAGGGTGACAAGTTGAAGTTTGCCAACCATTCTCCTGATCCTAACTGCTATGCAAAG GTTATTATGGTGGCAGGGGACCATAGGGTGGGAATATTTGCTAAAAGGCGAATTAGTGCAGGAGAGGAACTGTTCTATGACTACCGTTATAAGCCGGACAGCACTCCTGCTTGGGCAAGGAAGCTTCTTGCATCTAGTTGCAAAAGGGATTCTGCCTCTGCATCGGGCCGAGCCAAGAAGCGTGCTTAA
- the LOC127809546 gene encoding F-box protein At5g67140 — protein sequence MSTFSLSLSLSTVYIYEITVGSLLETREAMKGDEEPEVDRLPVDLLAHIFALFTSFRDLAEASGVCRKWRRAVKQSLARRERLSFAGWKMDDDSTTRLVRLAYNLKDLDISKSRWGCQITDIGLYQISSTKCVSNLISLSLWGMTGITDQGVVQLISTTTSLQHLNIGGTFITDDSLFAIADNCPYLKTIVLWSCRHVTASGLAFVVKKCRKLESINVWGTRVPLDCFIGLLAINPALKIKL from the exons ATGtccacattctctctctctctctctctctctaccgtCTATATCTACGAAATTACAGTTGGGTCTCTGCTAGAGACCAGAGAAGCCATGAAAGGGGACGAAGAACCCGAGGTTGATCGCCTTCCAGTCGACCTTCTCGCTCACATATTCGCTCTCTTCACTTCCTTTAGGGACTTGGCAGA GGCCAGTGGAGTCTGCAGGAAATGGAGGCGAGCAGTGAAGCAATCGCTGGCTCGGAGAGAGAGGCTGAGCTTTGCTGGGTGGAAAATGGACGATGACTCCACCACCCGCCTTGTTCGCCTCGCCTACAACCTCAAGGACCTGGATAT ttcAAAGAGCCGATGGGGTTGCCAAATAACAGACATCGGATTATACCAAATATCTTCGACAAAATGTGTCAGcaatttgatttctctttccCTGTGGGGTATGACAGGGATCACAGATCAGGGTGTTGTTCAACTG ATTTCAACAACTACCTCCTTGCAACACCTGAATATTGGTGGTACATTCATAACAGATGATTCTTTATTTGCTATTGCAGATAACTGTCCATATTTGAAG ACTATCGTACTATGGAGCTGTCGACATGTAACCGCAAGTGGGCTTGCATTCGTTGTAAAAAAATGCCGCAAGCTGGAGTCAATAAATGTGTGGGGTACAAGGGTTCCTCTAGACTGCTTCATTGGCTTGCTTGCCATCAATCCAGCCCTTAAGATTAAACTCTAA